From one Paenibacillus sp. FSL K6-1330 genomic stretch:
- a CDS encoding phosphodiester glycosidase family protein, with protein MAQAKYYNSTIGGKTVHYIAADPEAINVEDLGGAVLSSSSKFGINGTFFDDKLKKVFGIACTRFGHSVREAGSSAVYQRGTMVCLQQNASAAHELGVYQLLQIADLPNKHGISPNYIKWAISGLGLYLNDSSITDSKTLTKRLVDNEHGQSVNAVSPAANSDRAAIGYNSSTKKVILANILNATPWDVRVVMKSLNCSSAVMLDGSSATQLRAKKADQTVVKNGGGRNIYSIVTVNATWV; from the coding sequence ATGGCACAAGCTAAATATTACAACAGTACAATCGGCGGAAAGACAGTTCACTATATTGCTGCAGATCCAGAAGCGATTAATGTTGAAGATTTGGGTGGCGCAGTATTGAGTAGTAGCTCCAAATTCGGAATCAACGGGACATTCTTTGATGATAAGTTAAAAAAAGTATTTGGTATTGCTTGTACTCGATTTGGTCACAGCGTCCGAGAAGCAGGGAGTAGCGCTGTTTACCAACGAGGAACCATGGTTTGCTTACAGCAAAATGCAAGTGCTGCTCATGAGTTAGGAGTATACCAACTGCTCCAGATCGCAGATCTACCAAATAAACATGGTATCAGTCCTAACTACATTAAATGGGCCATTAGTGGACTGGGCTTGTACCTCAATGATTCTAGTATTACTGATAGCAAAACGTTGACAAAAAGGCTGGTAGATAATGAACATGGTCAGTCTGTGAATGCCGTTTCTCCAGCAGCTAATTCAGATCGTGCAGCAATTGGTTACAATAGTTCTACTAAAAAAGTTATTTTAGCAAATATTCTAAATGCTACTCCGTGGGATGTGAGAGTAGTAATGAAATCCTTGAATTGTTCAAGTGCCGTTATGCTTGACGGTAGTTCGGCAACACAACTTCGAGCTAAAAAGGCTGATCAGACTGTTGTTAAGAATGGTGGAGGTCGCAATATTTATAGCATTGTGACTGTCAACGCAACTTGGGTTTAA
- a CDS encoding nuclease-related domain-containing protein codes for MFEKLKSLFKSSDNPKKKPAQHTNKTKTSGNNAKPKVQPTRIGELGEHKINIQLDQLSKGCRYVNDLMVTNSKSRTGYSQIDHVVITPQGLFVIETKNYTGEIKGTREIKSWTVSNRFKMYNPFMQNYGHIQAIKSLLPDYQKSRFISLVSFTMRCRFSVDPELRKIQSDELIVYDVELSEYIQRKMNRIQAEKVDTVLTESDIQKIYQSLIEANITDPRIRAEHVDKAKLR; via the coding sequence ATGTTTGAAAAATTAAAGTCCTTATTCAAATCCTCTGATAACCCAAAGAAAAAGCCGGCTCAACATACGAATAAAACTAAAACTTCAGGAAACAACGCCAAGCCCAAGGTCCAGCCTACTCGTATTGGTGAACTGGGCGAGCATAAGATTAACATTCAACTAGATCAACTCTCCAAAGGATGTAGATATGTAAATGATTTAATGGTGACGAATTCGAAGTCCCGAACGGGCTATTCGCAGATCGACCATGTAGTGATCACGCCACAAGGATTGTTTGTCATCGAGACGAAAAACTACACGGGAGAGATTAAGGGAACAAGAGAGATTAAGTCATGGACGGTAAGTAACCGGTTTAAAATGTATAATCCCTTTATGCAAAATTACGGCCATATTCAAGCGATTAAAAGTTTGCTCCCTGACTACCAAAAGAGCCGGTTCATTTCACTGGTTTCTTTTACGATGCGCTGTAGATTCAGCGTAGATCCGGAGCTAAGAAAAATTCAGTCGGACGAACTGATTGTGTACGATGTTGAGCTGTCCGAATATATTCAGCGCAAAATGAATCGGATTCAAGCGGAGAAGGTGGATACCGTTTTGACAGAATCAGATATTCAGAAGATCTATCAATCCTTGATTGAGGCGAACATTACTGATCCGAGGATACGGGCTGAGCATGTGGATAAAGCAAAATTACGTTAA